The Shewanella algae DNA segment TGGTTGCAGAGGGGGAGTCTGGTTATCTAATTCAATGCGGGTGATGGTCAGAAAAAATGGGCCTTGATTGTTAATTTGCAGTTTGCCTTCACGCCAATCAAGTTTAACAGATTCAATCATATTGACCGCTTTGGCACTCAAAGATTCCGGACGGAAAAACAACTTCATTTGAGTACGCATGGTCAGTAACACCAATTGCTCGGCACTACTTCCTTGTATCAAAGGTTTGGGCGGCACCTCGTAAATATTAAGCCAGTAGAGACTTTCTCTATCTTCCGGTAAATCTTCTCTCACTCGTACCAATCGAATACTTCGCTGCTCGCCGGCAGCCAGATTAAAAATGGCGGGTAAAGATATTACCGGCGCATAAGTTGCTTTATCCGGTGTACTGCCAGGGTTACCATCATCAATCCACAGCTGCACCAACACAGGATAATCATTGAGGTTCGCCAGCTGTAGCGATTGTTGCGGCTTTGCGGCCTCATATACTACCCGAGAAACCTCTGCTGTAACCCCTCCCCAAGCCAACTGAGGCACGCAGAAAATTAGCCAACCCAGGCTATTGAACCCGAATAAATACTTCAGCAGTCGCATAAACTTTTCCAGGCGTAGGTGCCGTATTCTCATCCAAAGCAGTGAGATACACATTATAAACTTCCAGATACTCGTCAGATACGGTTCCTGTGCCGATTTTCTCTCCCTGCAAAGCATACCAACCATCAATATTACCGCCATACATAATATTCTCGTCACTCAGCCAATTCATTGGTGAACCATCAGACTTGGCAAGTTCAATACCAACGCCTGCCGCTACCGAAGGATCGGTTCCATAGCCGTGACTGAGCAAATGAGTAACACCATAACCTGAAGTCTTGAGACCGGCTGATTCAGCGGCTAAATAAGCTTCCACACTTACTTTAAAGCCTACGGCATTCTGATTCGCACCAACTCCATAAGCAGCCCCCTGCTGACAGTTGTAAGTTAAACTCAATTGCCCTGCTGCTTTCTCACCTCTTCTCAGAGCTTCGACTGAAATAGTGGGAAAAAGCACATAAGGCGTAACACTCTTGAAGGCACACATCTTGGTTCTTCTGATCACGAGTTGATTATGAATGGAAATATTTCCAGGGAAATTAGCATACCAACCTGTGTAGCAGGTCGAAGAAGGTTTCCCCTCGTCACAACCAGTAATGCCAGGCCCAACAAAGGTGGTGTAACCAAGGGGGCCTAGATAGGTATAGCTATAGTTATAACCGGTTCCAGGGTTACCTGAGGGAGTATCCGTAATCGGAGGGTATGATATTTTGATCAGCTCAACAGACATATTGCTGAAGTTCTTTGCCTTTACCAATATTTTACCTTGGTCGTCGGTATCCAAATTTGTCAGCTTCCGATAACGCCAATATCGGTTTAAATACTCACCGGTAGTGTCATTCTTAACTCTAAAGCCAATACGCTGACTATTGAGCACGTAAGTATCCGCAGGGACCCCGGCTTCAGTCACTAACCGGCGCCCACTATAATAATCATCTCCGTTGTTCGAATAACTTTCATATAGGCTGTCAACATCTGAGGCATCACAGCGATACAGCACTTGCTCAGGGTCAAACCCACCACTCTGTCCATACTGAGTCATTGGCGCGCCGGTAGACTGTGCCAAAACAGTACCTATCGGCTGAAAATCGTTATCTGTAATGCCAATGATATTTTGAATACCCACCAAACCATGGTTGGAGTCATGACCACCACTCCAAACAGCCGCTTTACCGTAAGCCGGATTCACATAGTAAACACTTGTTGGTCCGTATCCTCCAGTGTGACTGATTCGATAACAGGTTGCCTGAACAGGCTGAAATAAACCGCATATGAATAAGAGCAAGAGCGTTTTTTTAGTCATATTGTCTCCAAAGGGAATACTACTATTCGCAAACAGCAGGGATCCTCAATAAATTATGTAATGATTGCTCTTCCAGCGAGTAATTGAGTTGACACTGCTGGTTTACTCCCCCCCAACGAAACACAAGGCTGCCGCTCAATTCACTCAAGCGCACATAAGCCAAGCCAGCTTGCCCAACAACTCCCAAGACTTCCCCCCCACTACCAAACACATCTGCTCCCATCGGGACAGCTTCGCCGGAAGCTAACTTGGAAATGAATAGCACTGGGATGCCTTTGCGGGTTTTATACTTGAGCCGAACAGCTGCACCGGCAACGGGTACAACTTGCTGTTGCGTATTCAGCAATTCAACATTGTCGCCCATATAACCAGCCTCAAGGCCAATTGAGTTCTCTCTGTAAGGCAACAAATTAGACATTAATGCATATCCATTACCATCAACAAAGGTTCCCCAACTATTTCTAACGCTTGCGCCTTCTGCCCCCTTGGCTTCGACTATCGCAAAAGTATCGCCCACGGTTTGCCCCAAAGTGACGCCCCCGGAATGCAGCACTACAGCGCCGCTAATATTGGCTCCCCATTGCTGATATTGGTCACTGCGGGAATAGTTGGCCCCCATGCTGGCCAAAGAGGTGCGTTTGTGAACAGAAGCACCAAAACTATTGCCACTATAACTATCGTTTTCTTGACGGCTGGCATTAATGCTGTAGCTCAGAGTGCGAGCATCATCCAAAGTGCCGGACATCCCCAAGCTATAGTCATCGGCACCTGAGCTACTGCTGTGACTGGCTCCCGTTGATACCATATGGCTACTAGCGCCAAGGGGCATGGAAAGATTCAGCGACCAGACATCATCTTTTATCCGCTCTTCCTGGAGAAAAGATTCCTGCGGTATATCCATGCTCAGATATTGGCGGGCGTAGTTAAGGCTAACACTGACAGGACCAAACTGATTGCTGTAACCAAGCTGATACTGATCGTCATCCTCACGGCCATTGCGATATTGCCGTTTGGAACCTGAGACCGACAAGATCCCCCACTCCCCCATGCTCTGATTCATGCTCAGGGTCATCTGAGTCTTCTGCAGGTAATCTGCCGAAAGATATTCGTAACCACTGTCCAGATATTCCCGCTGGCGCAGCACATCACTCAATTCTCGATATCCTTCGGTAGAGTACTTATACCCCGCCAAAGTTACCGAAGTGCCACTGTCAAAAGCTCGGCTGTAATTAAGCCCCAAACGCCAACCAGCTTCAGACTCATCTTGGCCCACTTCTCGGCTCAAACGCGAGTGGGAGTAAACCGCTGTGGCCCCAAACGAGCCTATGTTGGAACTCCAAACTCCACCCGAGCTCAATGCCAAATAATCATCGGCCAAGCGAACACCGGCATTCCAGGTCAAAGCATTTGATAAACCCAACTCATAGGTAAAATCGGCAAAATAGTCATCCTCCCCTGTGTCATAACTCTTGCCCATAGAGAGGGCAAATTGAGACTGTCCGGCTCGCATGGCCCCCGGTACAGCGCTAAATGGCACGGTAAATGAGGATACTCGACCGTCCGCTTCCGTCACCTCAACAAGCAGGTCACCTTGATAGCTGGTCGGATACAAATCATTGATTTCAAATGGACCGGCAGCAACTGTTGTCTGATAGATCTCACGACCATTTTGTTTAATAACGACTTTGGCCGTCGTCTGGGCGATACCAGTTACAACGGGAGCATATCCCCGCTGAGAGACGGGCAACATTCTGGTATCAGTTTGAATCTGAAATCCTTTGAATCCGATGCTGCCAAATACAGTACTGCGGGTATAAAGCTCACCCAAGGTCAGCTCGGCTTCCCAGCTCGGTAGCGCACGACTGACGTAAGTGCGCTGCGAATTGAATTGGCAGTCTGATCCATAACCGGCTCCATAACCATAGTCACGGTATTGGTAGGTTGATTGGTTACGAATCCGCCACAATCCCAGATTGAATCCGGAATTCAACCCAACATAACCGGAATCGCTACTGGTGCCGCCGCTAACTCTGCTCTCTGAGCGATAGTAGTTGGCGGTATAGTTGATGAATAAAGCCGTTTCACCGGCATCCCATCTCTCTGGCGAAACATATCCTCTGGGTTGCCGCTTCATATAAGCCTGAGGAATCGATAGTTCCAGACGCAATTTGCCAGGGTCAAAACTGAAACTGTTACCCTCGACCCTATAGCCCAAACTGCAACTGCCGGTCACAGGTGCAGGTTGCACATGCTCCGACATGACCCCCGCATCCAACCATAAAGATTCTTCAATACAGGGCTCAACGCTGCCATCACTCAAAGCAAAAAACTGCAGTTGCTCTCTGGAATAAAAACGGCCATTGATGAAAAGATCAACTTGGTACTCACCGGGCAACACATCCGGCCCTTGCGCCAAACGTGTCAGAATATCTGTGTTATAACCTTGTCCGAGCAGCAAAGACTCATCAAAACTGAACTCTATCTCCTCATCGGCCATAACCTGTGCTGACATAAACAACAAGGCATATATACAAGCGCACCGAGCAGACTTCTTCTGTGAGTAAAATCTAAACATCGAGACTCCCTCAACGGACAACGCGTTCTTGAGTGATCTGTGCGCCCTGGTCATTGATCAGAGTGAATTTAAGTTGAGCGCTGGTTCCTGATTCCACTATCAGGTTTGCCACGGGCCAACTGATGCGGGAAAAAGGTGCCACCATGGCTACAGGTATTGAGCTCAATCGCTCATTCACCTGCAAACTTGCTTGGCTGAATGAGGCAAAATAGGGGCTGGGATTATGCACTTCCAACTGCAGTCCCGAAGCATCACGGCGTAGGGAAAATGCCAACATAGATGGTACTTGGCTTGGACTGACCGTCAGTGATTCAGGGCGATAAAACACCTTGTTCCGATTACGCAGCATGACCAGCATCTTGTTGCTACTGTCAGCCGTGTTGGAAGGAGGTATCTGTAGGGAGTTAAGGTAGAAAACAGATTCTCTGTCCTGTGGCAAAGCTGTGCCTGTATAGAGCATACGCACTGTCTGGCCACCGTTGGCCGGGACTTTAAAAATTGCCGGCAGCAACACAAATGGCGCATCGGCCGTTTCCGGTGTCGATTCAGGGTTATCTATGTCCATCCATAGTTGCACCACATTGGGGAAACTATCCCTGTTACGCAGTTGAATACTGTGGTCTTTGGCATCCCCGGGATAGATCACCCGGGTTCCCGTCAGTACCACGCTGGCGCAGGCCCACTGACTAACCAAGACGAGTAACAAAATAGAAACTGGACGTAACCAAGACACGGTAGTTGACCCCATTCAGGTAGAGAGTGGCCCATAAGATATGGGCCGGGAATAACTTACAGGTAGCTGATGGCGTACTGTACAGAGCCGGCAACTGTACCTGCAGTTGCACCACCGGCAACAGAGATGTATTGCACGGCATAGTCAACCGAGCCTTCTGTCTCACCCGCAGCCAAAGCTACGCCGGTAACTGCAACATCTGTATTCAGGTCAATAGCAGCACCACCTGGAGCGTCCAGCAGCTGCAGCGCAACATTGGTGGCAGTTCCGGTATTGGCCAGGTTGCCGTCTGTATCAACATTGTTGCCGACAAACTTGGTCGTGGTGCTGATAGCGGATGCACCACTACAGCCTGTAACACCAAGAGTAAAGAGTGTTTCACCTGCAGTTGCGCCGGCGGCAGTCAGATCAGCTTCGCTGACTGTAGGCAGCAAAACCACAGGATTGGCTGCATTGCCATTGATGGTAACTTCACAGGTTTCGGCAGTGACTTCGCCTTGGAAGGTAATGGTGTTAGGGCCGGCAGCCATAGCCGCAGAAGAACCCAATAATGCGCCGCTTACGGCAAAGGCTAAGGTAAGTTTTTTCATGATCATTTCCTTTAAAATAATGCTTATAGAAAACGATAAAAGCGCTTATCGAATTCGCTAGCTATTTTAGAATTACGGAAACAATCAAACTGTCGGACTAAGTGTGTGGGAATGTAGGAAATATCTTAAAGATATAAAGCCCTCAACCTTGGTTGACGACAAACTAACAACCAAGGGAAAGGAGTTATTTTTTAACCTCAGTTGAAACTGGCAGAGATCAGCATTTCCGCGTCAGCAACTCGACTCACCTCGATTAAATCCAATCTGGTAGATGGGGAAACCAATGAGAGGCTCTCTCCAACATCAAGCGCGAGTGCTGTTTGCCCAAAAGGCAAGGCAGTATATTGAAAAGCTGAACTCTCGGACTGGTAACAATTGATCCCTTGTTGCTGTAACTCACAACCAGGATCGACGACTGAGCCAGTAAAACTTATTTGCCCGTCGGCAGCGTTAGCCGCAAAACCGCCACAGGCCAACAAAACTGTAGACAACAGGGTTGTTCTGATAAAACTGAAGGAGTATCTCATAAGTAATCGCCCGAAGTTTGTAGGACGATTCTTATTGTGGTTTCAAATGACCTTGATAACAAGTTATCAGCTTATAAACGGTTGATTTTAGTGACTCCTTTCAACAAAAAAGAATAACTTAGTGAATTAATGGCTGACATTAGAGATTCATTCGTAAAAATGAAGGAATGACAACTCAAAAGCTCTTAAGAGAATGCAAGAGTACTGACGCCTGCCAACGTCGATATTGGGGGGCTGATATCGGATTGGGTAATACCCAGCGAACTTCTTTGTCGCTCTTGTAGAGAGCGATTTCCTGTTTTTCAAGAAATCTTTCCAGGCGAGAGGGAAGAATACGGCAACAGATAATGTCGCACCCGGCCAAGCGTTCGATACGCAGTTCTCTTAGTGGAACAGGAAAACCAACATCCATCAGCCAGTAAAGAGTCTGATGGTAAACTTCATACTTATTTTGTTTCAGAAACGCGATGCCCCAGCCTGGCTCGGCTGTCAGCGCCAACTCTCTGTATGTTCTGAAATCCATAAGCAGTCCCCCAAGAGATCTTGGTTGCACTGTATAGGGACATGAAAACAAGGTCGTTAAGAAACATCCTTGTTGTCATCGGAATTTTCTGATCAGGCTTACCTAAACATAAAAAAGGCCGCAGATGCGGCCTTAAACATAGATTTATGGCGGCGGAATACCGCCAGACCAATGAGCGGATTCACTCTTTAAACAATAAAATATCCATTAACAACCAAACAGCAGCGATGAGGTAGAGTTATCGCAGTCGCCCTCTCCCTTCGACGACTCATCGTCATCGACATCACGACTCCCCAAGAACTCGCCGTGTTTGAACATCTGGATATAGTAGGGTTTACCCATGATGTAAGACACGGTATCACCATGTTCTTTCCCGTCCTGATAACGGGCGACCTTTTTCAATAAGCCGTCTTCGGTGAAATAGTAAAAGCTGCCTTGTTCCTGCCCCTTGGCGTCATACTGCTCCCGCCCCAGTTCATAACCTGCTGCAGAGTGGGCCAGCCAAGTGCCGACTTTTTTGCCGTGATGGTACTCTCCTTGCCAGAGGGACACTTGGGTTTCATAGGGCTCCTGGTACTGCCACTGGCCATGCCGTTTGTCCTGACTATAATTTCCTTTGGCTTGCAACTCGCCTTTTTCATTGTAGGTCTGGTATTCGCCTTCAAGCTGCCCGTGCCGGTAATGTGCCAGTTGCAACAATTGACCATCATGCACCTGGATTTTTTTCACCTCACCATGCAGACGCCCTTGGCTGTCATACTCTTCAGTGCTGCGATTACCGGCATCCAGGTAGGTCCAGGTACCCACCTTTTTGTCATTGGCGTATTCGCCTTGCTCCAACAGTTTGCCGCTAACCAGTTTCTTCTCATAGGCACCATGGAGCTTACCTTCCTTGTAGTAACTGGTTTCTATATAGGGCTCATCGTCCCAAATCCCTTGATAACTTTGTAGAGTCAGCCCCTCGCGCTTACCTTTCAGTTTCTCCTCTCGTTCAATGACAACCCCACTGGAATCAAACTTCTGAAACAGAGTCCACACCCGGGTCATATCCTGCTGCATTCTTGAGCTAAGCTTGCCCTCTTTAAAGTATTGCCTGTCGAGGATCTGCTTGTCTTTGACAAAACGGGCGCTGAATTCCATGGTCTTGCTGCCGTCATCGGCAAATTTTTGCTCAAAGACCAATTGGCCTTGATTGTCAAAGCGCTCTAAATGCTGCAGCTGCGAGCTATTGGCATAAAAGGTTTGCTGCTCGCCCACCTTCTTGCCCTGCTGATAGTGTTCAACTCGAGTCAGTTGCCCCTGTGCATCGTAGTGACGGCTTTCCCCATGTTCTCGATTCTGCAGGTAACTGCCTTCCCAACTGAGTTGCCCATTCTTGTGCCAACGTTTGGCCGGCCCCTGCCGCTGGCCATCCACATAAACATACTCGGCCTCTTTGGCACCTGTATCCCAGTATTCATAGGCTTTACCCTGTTGGCCTTTAGGGCCAAAGGTATCAATGTAAGACAGCTCGCCATTGCGGTGATAACGTTTGCGCTCACCGGTCAGTTTACCCGCCAGATACATGCTGCGCTCACGCAGTTGCCCCCCGGGGTAGTACTCCAGTTGCTCCCCTTCCGGCAACCCATTGACCAGCGAGTGTTGCGCCTGCAGACTGCCATCCTGGTAATAGTGGCTGTCTTTACCAACGCGTTTGTCGCCCAATTGCTCATAGACTTCCTCTAACTGACCGTTACTGTAGAAGTTTTTCTGAGTGCCCCGCTGCTTACCATCAACAAAACTGGCCTCCATGGTCAGGATGCCGTCTTCATCATAGAAGCGGATCGGGCCTTCCATCTCGCTGTTACTGTTATAGTTGCCGTCGGAAGACAGCTTGCCGTTATTGTGAAAGAACCGGTAACTACCTAAGGCATTTTGGAAAATACCCGGCTTGGCAAAGCTGCCCTTGAATCTGGGGATATCCGAGCCGACATAATAGATGGTGGTTTGCCAACCGTGTTGATCCTGAGTTTGAGGATCTTTGACATAAAAACTGGCCTGTTGCTCACGGTCGACCACTTGCCAATCATCATTCAGCCACACTGTCTCGGCGCTGGCCATCCAGCTCATCAGGCAACAAAGTAATATCAATACACGCATTTTCTTGTCCTTAAGGCAGTGGCGGGAAACTGTTGACCCAACGAATATCCAGGGGTTCGCCCTGATATTCGAGCTTGCTGATACGCTCCACTCTATCGGCAACTCTTAGGTATTTGTCTTCCATAACGGCTTCGCTCAGGGACGCATGGTCTGTATTGAGATAGTGAGCGTGTATATCCAGCAAAGGCAGTTGTACGCCATCGGCATTATAGAGATGGTACTGCTGAAGGAACTGCCGCGTGGATTGCTGCAGATCCAGCTCACCGAATACTTCGATAGGCACCAGCCAGGCGCGCTCACTCGGGGTATAGTCAATTGGCTGCCATACCGGGCGTCCATCACAATGCAGATGACTGGGTATTTCCAGGCCATAGAAATAACGGCGAAGACCATCTTCTGTACTCAGTTGGTACTGGAGTTGCGCAGGCTTCCATTTGTCATACTTCGCTTTCCACACCAAGGATGACGGCCCTTGTTTAAAATCGCCTTCTATCTGCAGTTGGCAGACACTGGCCCAGTCCTGTGGCAGGGTCAACTTGGCACCTTGCGGCGTATCGGCCTGGGTCGAGAAACTCATAGGGTCAAAATCGGCAGAGTCTTCGCCGGTGTCATTGTAAAGGTAATTCTTATCCATTGGAGGCAGGGTGTAATCGGCAGCAAAGGCCTCGCGGCTTACCCAGCTAACCTCACGGCTGAAGCTCGATTGTTGCTGCTTCTTCACAGCAAAGAAGGTCACCTCTGATGGCTGGTTGGTCAACTTCACCCTAAACCCATTCTCGCCGCTAAATAGTATGCTGCGATCCAAACTATTGAGCCATTTGGGGCCGATTTCTGGCGTCTGGTAACGGTATTCACCTTCAAGCCCATCAAAAAATGGCAACAAATAGCCATCTGTGCCGCTGAAATGCAGCTGATATTCATCTGGCTGCTGCGCTATCGGTGTAATGGTGACAATACCGCCGTCAAACGCCAGTTGCTGCTCTTGTCCCGACTGCCATTGGCCGGAAATCGATACCAGTTCGAGTGGCATAAAATCTGCCATGGCGCTGAAGGAGGATATTTTTTCAAACTGGTTTCGCTGGTTCCAGCCCAGAGGTGCAATGGCGGTACTGGTGACTAGCTTGTCATTTTGTTGATAGGGGCCAAATTGGCCTAAAACGGCAAACTCCATTTCAATAGGTTTATCTTCCGCGTCCAATGCCTTGAAGTCTCGATAAGTGATCTCTCCCAGAACTTCTTTTTCATGCTCGGCGAGCAATAACTCCAATTGGAGATGTTTAGATTCGACGCGATATGCTCCTTTGCCGTATTGGAATAAGGCTTCGGCGCTGATCTCCTGCCCGTCAACAGGTTTGGGCGGCGCGGTCACTATCGGAATCCAGTTATCCAGAGAATCGGGGGCAATTCGATTGCTCAGATCACCTACTTGATCGAGCAGATCTTTACGCTCCATGACAAGCAACATATGGTTGCTGCCTTGTCGTCCCCTGAGTTCGACTTTAGTTTCCAGCACCAACACCATTTTCTGCAACCAGCCGCTATCGCGGGCCAGGCGCATATGCCCATACAGGCGGCTATCATCACTTTCGGCCGTCAACTCTGTGTCTACGGTTTCGGGAGTCACTTTGGTGACCAGTAATTCGGCTTGCTGGCCGTTGAACCCCTCAAGAGTCAGCTTACTACCCTCTTTGGCAGGGATCTCCTGCAACACGCCGGGAGCATCCATTCCCGGGGCCAAAAGTTTGATTAGCTCAGGGCCAGAGCGTGCCAATATTTTTTGCCAGGTTTCATCGTCCTTGGCCTTAAACCCCAGCAGTTTTCCTGAGTCGTTATCCAGAGTGACTTCAAAGCCTTTGGAAAACATCTTCTGCAGCTCGGGGTTGTCATCGGTAGCGCCAAAGCTACTGAAAGGCCGGCCGCCGCCTGACATAGCCATATACTTAGGTACCAGCTCCAGCTTTAGCGCCGGCGAGGTCTCAATCACCTCATAACGCATCAGGGAGTTGCTGTCCTGAGTAAATTGACGTCCACCTATATCTATAGTGGCTTTGGCCTGTACCCAGTAATCAACTTGATCGCCTTTTTTGGGGTCAAATTCAACATGGGAATTGGGGGTGCATGCGGACAAAAGCCATAACAGGCCGAAGAGGGAAAGATACTGCTTCATTTCATTCCTTGAAGAAGAACACTTAAAAATTAGCGCTGCATTATGCCAGAACCTGAGTCACAATTCTGCTGCCATCCCCGCAGGCTTTAACCATTTCGCCGGGTAAACGTCGCAAATTCGCCAATAGCTTTGGGAAAAAGCCTCTATTTAAGGCCAAGCCAAAAATCCACAATAAGTCCCACCTCATTTGAGGCAACCAACCCTTTCCTGCGGCTAGAGTCTTGCTGACTCATAGTTTTACTGCAACCGGCGTTTTCTGCTCCCTGCGGCAGATTTCCACCCTGACGTCAGGTTGCAGCCTTTTTAAGTCCGTACAACGCCAAAAAAACTGGGGTTGGAATTATACAGCTACATACGCTGCACTACTCCAACCCCCAGATGTCTCTCGGGCATATACTGTCTATTGGCTCTCAGTTAAAAGCGATCGGCATTCATCACCTTGGCCCAGGCCTTGACGAAGTCCCGAACAAACTTTTCGCCGTTGTCATCCTGGGCATAGACTTCCGCATAAGAACGTAAAATCGAGTTGGAGCCAAGCACCAAGTCCACTCGGGTTGCGGTCCACTTAACCGCGCCGCTGTGACGCTCAACAATCTCGTAGAGGTTGTCGGCAACCGGTCGCCACTGATAGCGCATGTCGGTGAGATTGACAAAGAAGTCATTGGATAAAACACCGACCCTGTCGGTAAACACGCCCTGTAATGCCCCCTCGAAGTTGGCACCCAGCACCCGCATACCACCTATGAGCACTGTCATTTCAGGGGCCGTGAGCCCCATAAGTTGGCTGCGATCCAGCAAGAGTTGCTCGGGAGTCACCCGATAATCGGCCTGCAGATAATTTCTGAAGCCATCATGCAAAGGCTCAAGCACGGCGAACGATTCCACATCCGTCATCTCTTGGGTTGCATCCCCGCGCCCCGGCAGGAATGGCACCTCTATATTGACCCCGGCATCCCTCGCGGCCTTCTCAACTGCGGCGCTGCCCGCAAGCACTATCAGGTCGGCCAGGCTGATCTCCTTACCGCAACCTGACTGGATAGCCTCCAACACCTTGAGTACTTTTTGCAGCCGCTTCGGCTCATTGCCATGCCAGTCGCAGCACGGCTGCAGACGGATACGCGCGCCGTTGGCGCCACCACGGTAGTCAGAGCCGCGGAAGGTGCGGGCGCTGTCCCAGGCGGTAGCCACCAACTCGGCCACACTCAGCCCTGAGGCCAGGATCTCTGTCTTGAGGTCGGCGACATCCTTGGCAGTCAGGCTGTAGTCGACTTTAGGGATTGGGTCTTGCCAAATAAGCTCTTCTGTCGGCACATCCGGCCCAAGATAGCGACTTCTTGGCCCCAGGTCTCTGTGGGTCAGCTTGAACCAAGCCCTGGCAAACACCTCACTGAAATACTGCTGATCCTGGGCAAAACGCTCGGCAATCTTACGATATTCAGGGTCGACCTTCAGCGCCATATCGGCATCTGTCATTATGGGATTGTGGCGTATGGACGGGTCTTCCACATCCACAGGCTTGTCTTGCTCTTTGATATCCACAGGCTCCCACTGCCAGGCACCGGCTGGACTCTTTTTCAGCTCCCACTCATGCTGCAACAGCATCTTGAAGAAACCGTTATCCCACTGGGTAGGATGGGTTGTCCAAGCCCCTTCAATGCCACTGACCACAGTATCGCGGCCAATGCCCCGGCTCTTGTGGTTTAGCCAGCCCAGTCCCTGCTCTTCCAAGCCGGCCGCTTCCGGCTCCGGGCTGAGATTTTCGGC contains these protein-coding regions:
- a CDS encoding fimbrial biogenesis chaperone; amino-acid sequence: MRLLKYLFGFNSLGWLIFCVPQLAWGGVTAEVSRVVYEAAKPQQSLQLANLNDYPVLVQLWIDDGNPGSTPDKATYAPVISLPAIFNLAAGEQRSIRLVRVREDLPEDRESLYWLNIYEVPPKPLIQGSSAEQLVLLTMRTQMKLFFRPESLSAKAVNMIESVKLDWREGKLQINNQGPFFLTITRIELDNQTPPLQPQMLAPFSSESLELPIRPLAQSASIYYLDDYGVEQLWKVAL
- a CDS encoding fimbrial protein codes for the protein MTKKTLLLLFICGLFQPVQATCYRISHTGGYGPTSVYYVNPAYGKAAVWSGGHDSNHGLVGIQNIIGITDNDFQPIGTVLAQSTGAPMTQYGQSGGFDPEQVLYRCDASDVDSLYESYSNNGDDYYSGRRLVTEAGVPADTYVLNSQRIGFRVKNDTTGEYLNRYWRYRKLTNLDTDDQGKILVKAKNFSNMSVELIKISYPPITDTPSGNPGTGYNYSYTYLGPLGYTTFVGPGITGCDEGKPSSTCYTGWYANFPGNISIHNQLVIRRTKMCAFKSVTPYVLFPTISVEALRRGEKAAGQLSLTYNCQQGAAYGVGANQNAVGFKVSVEAYLAAESAGLKTSGYGVTHLLSHGYGTDPSVAAGVGIELAKSDGSPMNWLSDENIMYGGNIDGWYALQGEKIGTGTVSDEYLEVYNVYLTALDENTAPTPGKVYATAEVFIRVQ
- a CDS encoding fimbria/pilus outer membrane usher protein — encoded protein: MTRAHRSLKNALSVEGVSMFRFYSQKKSARCACIYALLFMSAQVMADEEIEFSFDESLLLGQGYNTDILTRLAQGPDVLPGEYQVDLFINGRFYSREQLQFFALSDGSVEPCIEESLWLDAGVMSEHVQPAPVTGSCSLGYRVEGNSFSFDPGKLRLELSIPQAYMKRQPRGYVSPERWDAGETALFINYTANYYRSESRVSGGTSSDSGYVGLNSGFNLGLWRIRNQSTYQYRDYGYGAGYGSDCQFNSQRTYVSRALPSWEAELTLGELYTRSTVFGSIGFKGFQIQTDTRMLPVSQRGYAPVVTGIAQTTAKVVIKQNGREIYQTTVAAGPFEINDLYPTSYQGDLLVEVTEADGRVSSFTVPFSAVPGAMRAGQSQFALSMGKSYDTGEDDYFADFTYELGLSNALTWNAGVRLADDYLALSSGGVWSSNIGSFGATAVYSHSRLSREVGQDESEAGWRLGLNYSRAFDSGTSVTLAGYKYSTEGYRELSDVLRQREYLDSGYEYLSADYLQKTQMTLSMNQSMGEWGILSVSGSKRQYRNGREDDDQYQLGYSNQFGPVSVSLNYARQYLSMDIPQESFLQEERIKDDVWSLNLSMPLGASSHMVSTGASHSSSSGADDYSLGMSGTLDDARTLSYSINASRQENDSYSGNSFGASVHKRTSLASMGANYSRSDQYQQWGANISGAVVLHSGGVTLGQTVGDTFAIVEAKGAEGASVRNSWGTFVDGNGYALMSNLLPYRENSIGLEAGYMGDNVELLNTQQQVVPVAGAAVRLKYKTRKGIPVLFISKLASGEAVPMGADVFGSGGEVLGVVGQAGLAYVRLSELSGSLVFRWGGVNQQCQLNYSLEEQSLHNLLRIPAVCE
- a CDS encoding molecular chaperone, producing the protein MSWLRPVSILLLVLVSQWACASVVLTGTRVIYPGDAKDHSIQLRNRDSFPNVVQLWMDIDNPESTPETADAPFVLLPAIFKVPANGGQTVRMLYTGTALPQDRESVFYLNSLQIPPSNTADSSNKMLVMLRNRNKVFYRPESLTVSPSQVPSMLAFSLRRDASGLQLEVHNPSPYFASFSQASLQVNERLSSIPVAMVAPFSRISWPVANLIVESGTSAQLKFTLINDQGAQITQERVVR
- a CDS encoding fimbrial protein, translated to MKKLTLAFAVSGALLGSSAAMAAGPNTITFQGEVTAETCEVTINGNAANPVVLLPTVSEADLTAAGATAGETLFTLGVTGCSGASAISTTTKFVGNNVDTDGNLANTGTATNVALQLLDAPGGAAIDLNTDVAVTGVALAAGETEGSVDYAVQYISVAGGATAGTVAGSVQYAISYL
- a CDS encoding type 1 fimbrial protein — translated: MRYSFSFIRTTLLSTVLLACGGFAANAADGQISFTGSVVDPGCELQQQGINCYQSESSAFQYTALPFGQTALALDVGESLSLVSPSTRLDLIEVSRVADAEMLISASFN
- a CDS encoding toxin-antitoxin system YwqK family antitoxin, producing MRVLILLCCLMSWMASAETVWLNDDWQVVDREQQASFYVKDPQTQDQHGWQTTIYYVGSDIPRFKGSFAKPGIFQNALGSYRFFHNNGKLSSDGNYNSNSEMEGPIRFYDEDGILTMEASFVDGKQRGTQKNFYSNGQLEEVYEQLGDKRVGKDSHYYQDGSLQAQHSLVNGLPEGEQLEYYPGGQLRERSMYLAGKLTGERKRYHRNGELSYIDTFGPKGQQGKAYEYWDTGAKEAEYVYVDGQRQGPAKRWHKNGQLSWEGSYLQNREHGESRHYDAQGQLTRVEHYQQGKKVGEQQTFYANSSQLQHLERFDNQGQLVFEQKFADDGSKTMEFSARFVKDKQILDRQYFKEGKLSSRMQQDMTRVWTLFQKFDSSGVVIEREEKLKGKREGLTLQSYQGIWDDEPYIETSYYKEGKLHGAYEKKLVSGKLLEQGEYANDKKVGTWTYLDAGNRSTEEYDSQGRLHGEVKKIQVHDGQLLQLAHYRHGQLEGEYQTYNEKGELQAKGNYSQDKRHGQWQYQEPYETQVSLWQGEYHHGKKVGTWLAHSAAGYELGREQYDAKGQEQGSFYYFTEDGLLKKVARYQDGKEHGDTVSYIMGKPYYIQMFKHGEFLGSRDVDDDESSKGEGDCDNSTSSLLFGC